A stretch of the Deltaproteobacteria bacterium genome encodes the following:
- a CDS encoding acyltransferase family protein, translated as MNPAKQHETFLKIMTQAMETARLYHQHKVIGIENIPNNRSAIVAVNHSLATYDITLLMTAMYTERGVLPRPLVDRLFFKVPVVGPIASNYFGAVQGSQEAAENLLMAGEVITVAPGGMREALRPSRDKYKINWDHRVGFCRLAMKTQTPIVLAACPKADDVYEVYPSHLTAWFYKTYKIPVFLAKGLGLTPIPRPVKLTHYCSEPLFPPKWSDDEKKREKSLESYHQQIVQVMEELMHRGE; from the coding sequence TTGAATCCTGCAAAACAGCATGAAACCTTTTTGAAAATCATGACGCAAGCGATGGAAACTGCGCGCCTTTATCACCAACACAAGGTGATCGGTATTGAGAACATACCTAATAATCGCAGTGCCATTGTTGCGGTCAACCATAGTCTAGCGACTTACGACATAACTTTACTTATGACCGCCATGTACACAGAACGTGGCGTTCTACCACGGCCGTTAGTGGATCGGCTGTTTTTTAAAGTCCCAGTAGTTGGACCCATTGCATCAAACTACTTTGGTGCCGTACAGGGTAGTCAGGAAGCTGCCGAGAATCTCCTGATGGCTGGAGAAGTGATTACTGTCGCTCCAGGCGGTATGCGTGAGGCATTACGACCATCGCGAGACAAGTACAAGATTAATTGGGATCATCGAGTAGGTTTCTGTCGCTTAGCAATGAAGACCCAAACCCCCATCGTGCTCGCTGCATGCCCTAAAGCCGACGACGTTTATGAGGTATACCCATCGCACCTCACTGCGTGGTTTTACAAGACCTACAAAATTCCGGTATTCTTAGCTAAAGGCTTAGGTCTCACGCCCATACCGCGGCCGGTGAAATTGACTCACTACTGCAGCGAACCTTTGTTTCCTCCCAAATGGAGCGACGACGAGAAGAAACGTGAGAAAAGCCTCGAGAGCTACCACCAGCAAATTGTTCAAGTCATGGAAGAACTTATGCACCGTGGAGAATGA
- a CDS encoding 3'(2'),5'-bisphosphate nucleotidase CysQ, translated as MRGSESAVNLSELCRLAIRAGQAAMQWYKRDNITVTSKQDFSPVTAADLAAHKVLIDGLPHLLPGVPVVSEEGDTDSRQKILTVMTEDTYWLVDPLDGTRDFLAQTDDFTVNIALMVEGVPKVGCVVAPARSQAYVADLGLGAFQVSGDGQNLQTIRVRKADPSQLVFLVSRSHLHGEDGLIQGSHQNAQIRRVGSALKYALIAAGHADISVRNSPTSLWDTAAAQCLLEAAGGMMLQFDGSPMTYRTGRLINPPFIAVGDLSIDWRKVAALFTDR; from the coding sequence ATGCGTGGAAGTGAATCAGCAGTTAATTTATCCGAGCTCTGCCGTTTAGCGATAAGAGCCGGTCAAGCAGCGATGCAATGGTACAAACGGGATAACATTACCGTTACCTCGAAGCAGGACTTCTCGCCTGTAACAGCTGCGGATTTGGCCGCGCACAAGGTGCTTATAGACGGTTTGCCCCATTTACTCCCCGGGGTGCCGGTAGTTTCAGAAGAGGGAGATACTGACTCGAGGCAAAAAATACTGACAGTCATGACCGAGGATACGTACTGGCTTGTTGATCCTTTGGACGGTACGAGAGATTTTCTGGCGCAGACTGACGACTTCACAGTCAACATTGCCCTGATGGTCGAAGGCGTACCCAAAGTTGGATGTGTGGTAGCTCCGGCACGATCACAAGCCTACGTAGCAGACTTAGGGCTTGGAGCTTTTCAAGTAAGCGGTGATGGCCAAAATTTACAGACTATCAGGGTGCGGAAGGCAGATCCGTCTCAATTGGTTTTTCTCGTGAGCAGATCTCACCTCCATGGTGAGGATGGGCTCATCCAAGGTTCTCACCAAAACGCACAGATCCGTCGTGTTGGAAGCGCTCTAAAGTATGCACTCATTGCAGCCGGCCACGCGGATATCTCGGTCCGCAATTCACCAACGAGCCTATGGGACACTGCCGCAGCTCAGTGCTTGCTTGAGGCCGCTGGTGGGATGATGCTGCAATTTGACGGTTCACCAATGACATACCGAACTGGGCGATTGATAAATCCACCATTTATCGCCGTCGGAGATCTGTCCATTGATTGGCGTAAAGTCGCTGCTCTGTTTACGGATCGCTGA